The Desulfovibrio fairfieldensis sequence TTGACCAAATCTATCCCCGTTCCGGGGAGCCTCTTTTCCGTGCCATGGCGGAGCAGGGCCTGCTGCTTTCTGAATTTCCTCCCGGCGCGCCGCCCCTGGCCGAACATTTTCCCATCCGCAACCGGATCATCAGCGGTCTTGCTTTGGGCGTTCTTGTGGTGGAAGCGGCCAGTCGTTCCGGCAGCCTGATCACCGCCCGTCTCGCCCTGGAACAAAACCGCGATGTCTACGCCGTGCCCGGTCCGGCCCTGGATTCCCACTGTCTGGGCTGTCAGGAACTCGTGCGCCAGGGCGCGCGGCCCGTGTTCAGCGCCGAGGATGTCCTGCGCGACCTGGCCGCGCAGTTGCAGCCCTTCGGCATCAGCGAGGCCAGCCTGCCGGAGGCTGAAAAGGCTCTGACCCTGCCTGTGCGGGCCGGGGAGGACACGAATCCGGGACAGGCGGCCGCGCCCTCTGAAAAAAATAGAGGTGTGGGATCTGCGGTACCGCCGATTCCTGTTGAAATTCCCTGTGTCGAGGCCGAAGCCCTGGTTCCGCCTGACCGCAAAGAGCGGCTCCTTCACTGTCTGCGCGGGCAGGGCCCCATGCAGGCCGACGCTCTGGCCGTGGCCCTGGACATGCCGATACATGAGCTGAACGCTCTGCTTATCGGCCTGGAAATGCTGGGACGGGTCAAGCGCCTGCCCGGTGCGCGCTACGAGGCACCGGCATGAACAGGCTAAAGCGTGAAGCCGCCCCCGCAATGATGGCAACGGACAGATCGGACAGCGCGGACAAGCCGGATATGGCCGGACTGCAGATAGAGGCATTTCTTTCCTGGCTTGCGGTGCAGAAGGGCGCTTCTGATGCCACGCAAAAGGCCTATGGCGCGGATCTGACCCAATTGGCCGTTTTTTTGCAGGAGCAGGGGGCTGATCTGGCCTGGCCGGGCGAGGTGAGCCGCAAACATATCCAGGCCTTTCTGGCCTGGCTGTTCCGCCGGGGCGAAGCCAAAAGCTCCATGGCCCGCAAACTGGCCGCCGTGCGCTCCTTTTTCCGTTTTTTGCTGCGCAGCGGCCGGGTCAGTGAAAACGTGGCGGCCCAGGTGCGCAACCCACGCCAGGAAAAGCATCATCCGCGCGCGCTCAATGTGGATGAAACCTTTGCCCTGCTGGATACGCCCAAAGCCGCGCCGCCCTCCGAGGCCCACGCCGCGCGCCTGCTCTGCCGGGATCTGGCCCTGGCCGAACTGCTCTATGGCTCGGGCCTGCGTATTTCCGAAGCATTGAGCCTGGATCTGGACGACGCGCAACTGCGTTCCCGCGTACTGCGGGTCATGGGCAAAGGCTCCCGTGAACGTCTGTCCCCCTTGTCCGACACCTCCTGCGAAGCCCTGGCCGCATGGCTGGCGGAACGTTCCTATCTGGCATTGCCCGAGGAGCAGGCGCTCTTTGTGGGCGCGCGCGGCGCGCGCCTGAACCGGCGTGAAGCGGTACGGATCATTGCCGGGCTCTGCCGCCGGGCCGGTCTGGCCTTTACGGTTTCCCCACACAGTCTGCGCCATTCCTTTGCCACCCATTTGCTGGCCGCGGGCGCGGATCTGCGCAGCGTGCAGGAACTGCTGGGGCACCGGCGGCTGACCACCACGCAACGCTATACCCAGGTCAGTTTGGAACATCTGATCCGTGCCTATGATCAGGCTCATCCCCGTTCCGGGAAAAAGTAAAAAAATCACGAGGGATTTTTCTATATTTTTCCGGGAGATTCCGGCTTCAGCGCCGGTTTTGAAGGCGCGCAGCCGGGAAATTTACGGCAAAGGCCTTGGCATGACCCGGACTTTGTGCTAAAGAGAACAAAGCGGTGCATCTGGGGCCGCAAACATAAAAGAACCACACCGGAAGGAGAGACTGTCATGTCCGCATTAGTTCTTGGTCACATGAATCCCGATACCGACAGCATCGTTGCCGCCATTGCCGCCGCTGACCTGTACAGCAAACGCGGTTTTGATGTCACCCCGGCCGCGCAGGGCGCGCCGACCCCTGAAACTGAATTCGTGCTGAAGAAGTTCGGCCTCAGCGCTCCCCAGGTGGTCAGCGACGTTGCCGGCAAAGATCTGTATCTGGTGGACTACTCCGACCTGGCCCAGGCCCCGCAGGGCATGGATTCCGCCACCGTGCTGGGCATCGTGGACCACCACAAGCTGGGCGACGTGACCACGTCCTCTCCTTTGGAAGCCTGGATCTGGCCCGTGGGCTGCACCGGCACCGTGCTCAAGAACATGTATGACTTCTACGGTGTGGAAATTCCCAAGAACATCGCCGGCGGCCTGCTTTGCGCCATCCTTTCCGACACGGTCATCTTCAAATCCCCGACCTGTACCGAAGCCGACAAGAAAGCCGTGGAAGCTCTGGCCAAAATCGCCGGTGTAAGCGACGTGGTGGCCTTGGGCATGGAAATGTTCAAGGTCAAGAGCGCGGTGGACGGCACCTCCATGCACGATCTGGTCTTCCGCGACTACAAAGATTTCGACATGAACGGCAACAAGGTGGGCATCGGTCAGCTGGAAGTGGTGGACCTCTCCATCCTCGACAAGGTCAAGGCCGGTCTGCAGGAAGAAATCGCCAAGGTGAAGGGCGAAGGCCGTCACAGCGTGTTCCTGTTGCTCACGGACATCATGAAGGAAGGTTCGGAGATGCTGATCGTTTCCGATGATCCCGCCGTGGTGGAAAAAGCCTTTGGCGTGAAGCCCGACGGCAGTTCCGTGTGGCTGCCCGGCGTCATGAGCCGCAAAAAGCAGGTTGTGCCCAATTTTGAAAAGGCCTTTAAATAAGTTGAGCCTTTGAAAACGCAAAAACCCCGGCAAATGCCGGGGTTTTTGCGTTTTGAGCAATGGCGGAAGGCTCAGCTTGGCCGCCCGCCGCAGTATAAAAGTCCGGCAGTCGCCAGAATCTGGCCCACGGCCAAGGTAAGATCCCTGTCCAGCGCGGCGGCGGTGAGGACAAGGACCGCCCCGCTTATCAGCGCCGAACGACGATGCAGAAAAAGTCCTGCCGTCTGTGACAGCATACCGGCCAGAAAAAGGGCGGGGAAGAGCCAGAGCGGCATGGGGTCGGCAAGGATGATCACGGCGGCCGGGCCCGCCTGAGTTTCCACAGCCGCCGGGCTACAAACCGCATCCTGAATCATACGGGCGGCGTGCGCAATGAGGCTGGCATCCATAACGTCAGTCTATGCGCAAATTTTTGTCCGGGCAAATGGCGGCCGCGCCATTGTCAGATCGCGGGCAATGCCTATATCTTGGAAATACATATATTTTCAGCAGGAGCACTTGATGAGCACCTTGACACCCCGTGAGATCGTGGCGGAACTGGACAAATTTGTGGTGGGGCAGGAACAGGCCAAGCGCATGGTGGCCGTGGCCGTGCGCAACCGCTGGCGGCGTCAGCATCTCTCGCCGGAACTGCGCGATGAAGTGGCTCCCAAGAACATCATCATGATGGGGCCCACCGGCGTGGGCAAGACCGAAATTGCCCGCCGCCTGGCCAAGTTGTCCGGCGCGCCCTTTATCAAGGTGGAAGCCACCAAGTTCACGGAAGTGGGCTATGTGGGACGAGATGTGGAGTCCATGGTGCGTGATCTCATGGAAATAGGCATCAACCTGGTGCGCGAGGAGGAAAACGCCCGCGTGCGCAAGGCCGCCGAGGCCGCCGCTGAATCGCGTCTGATGGATCTGCTTCTGCCCAACTCCTTCGGCCAGGAAGAACGCAATTCCACCCGCGAAAAATTGCTCCAGCAGTTCCGCCTGGGCTTTCTAGACCAGCGGGAAGTGGAAATGGAAGTGACCGAGCAGGGCGGTCAGGGCGTCGACATTTTCGCCATTCCGGGCATGGAACAGATGGGCGGCCAGGTCAAGGATATGTTCAGCAAGGCTTTTCCGCCGCGCCGCAGCCGCCGCAAGATGAAAATCCGCGACGCCTTCAACGTGCTGGTTCAGGAAGAGTCGGGCAAGCTGGTGGATCAGGAAGCCCTGACCGAACGCGCCAAGGAGCGGGTGGAGCAGAGCGGCATCATTTTTATTGACGAAATCGACAAGATCGCCAGCTCCTCGCAGAACCGCACTTCGGACATCTCGCGAGAGGGCGTGCAGCGCGATCTGCTGCCCATTGTGGAAGGCAGCTCGGTGAACACCAAGTACGGCATGGTCCGTACGGACCACATTTTGTTTATTGCCGCCGGGGCCTTCCACTTCAGCAAGCCGTCGGACATGATTCCCGAACTGCAGGGTCGTTTTCCCCTGCGGGTGGAGTTGCAGGCCCTGGGCAAGGAGGAATTCCTGCGCATCCTCACCGAACCGGACAATGCCCTGACCAAGCAGTACGAAGCCCTGCTGGGCACGGAGCAGATTCGCTTGAGCTTTACCAGGGACGGCCTGGAGGAAGTGGCGGCTTTTGCCGAGGACACCAATTCCCGCACGGAAAACATCGGCGCGCGACGCCTGTATACCATCATGGAAAAGATTCTGGCCGATATTTCCTTTGACGCGCCGGACATGCCCGGCGCGCAGATCGTGGTCAACAGGGACTATGTCTGCGAACATTTGCAGGATGTGCGCAAGGATCAGGATCTGAGCCAGTATATTCTGTAATGTCAGCCCGTTGTTCCACGGTAATTTACAGCCCGGTCTTGTGCAGGCCGGGCTTTTTCTTTTGTCTGCGTGTGTTCTCGCGGTATCTGGACTTGGCGGCAGCGAGCGGATAGGTTATTTCCCGACACACGCCGCTTGCCTCCGCAGCAGACTGTCGGAAAAGAAAAAGGGTTTACGGCGTGAACCG is a genomic window containing:
- the dprA gene encoding DNA-processing protein DprA, which translates into the protein MPAGAMASSSGSEAGQAVPTWAAMDETARREYWASLALRHCRGLGARSRARLLHAFGSAYQALQARQRWAEGGLNKRQAAEMSTGSWRVTAREEWDQARCLDAGILLWTDAHYPRQLRELPDAPVLLYCRGDISLLQAPAFAIVGSRRATSQGLAVAAYMARCLAACGITVVSGMAQGIDSVAHEAALARVGRSIGILGTGIDQIYPRSGEPLFRAMAEQGLLLSEFPPGAPPLAEHFPIRNRIISGLALGVLVVEAASRSGSLITARLALEQNRDVYAVPGPALDSHCLGCQELVRQGARPVFSAEDVLRDLAAQLQPFGISEASLPEAEKALTLPVRAGEDTNPGQAAAPSEKNRGVGSAVPPIPVEIPCVEAEALVPPDRKERLLHCLRGQGPMQADALAVALDMPIHELNALLIGLEMLGRVKRLPGARYEAPA
- a CDS encoding tyrosine recombinase XerC; translation: MNRLKREAAPAMMATDRSDSADKPDMAGLQIEAFLSWLAVQKGASDATQKAYGADLTQLAVFLQEQGADLAWPGEVSRKHIQAFLAWLFRRGEAKSSMARKLAAVRSFFRFLLRSGRVSENVAAQVRNPRQEKHHPRALNVDETFALLDTPKAAPPSEAHAARLLCRDLALAELLYGSGLRISEALSLDLDDAQLRSRVLRVMGKGSRERLSPLSDTSCEALAAWLAERSYLALPEEQALFVGARGARLNRREAVRIIAGLCRRAGLAFTVSPHSLRHSFATHLLAAGADLRSVQELLGHRRLTTTQRYTQVSLEHLIRAYDQAHPRSGKK
- a CDS encoding manganese-dependent inorganic pyrophosphatase translates to MSALVLGHMNPDTDSIVAAIAAADLYSKRGFDVTPAAQGAPTPETEFVLKKFGLSAPQVVSDVAGKDLYLVDYSDLAQAPQGMDSATVLGIVDHHKLGDVTTSSPLEAWIWPVGCTGTVLKNMYDFYGVEIPKNIAGGLLCAILSDTVIFKSPTCTEADKKAVEALAKIAGVSDVVALGMEMFKVKSAVDGTSMHDLVFRDYKDFDMNGNKVGIGQLEVVDLSILDKVKAGLQEEIAKVKGEGRHSVFLLLTDIMKEGSEMLIVSDDPAVVEKAFGVKPDGSSVWLPGVMSRKKQVVPNFEKAFK
- the hslU gene encoding ATP-dependent protease ATPase subunit HslU gives rise to the protein MSTLTPREIVAELDKFVVGQEQAKRMVAVAVRNRWRRQHLSPELRDEVAPKNIIMMGPTGVGKTEIARRLAKLSGAPFIKVEATKFTEVGYVGRDVESMVRDLMEIGINLVREEENARVRKAAEAAAESRLMDLLLPNSFGQEERNSTREKLLQQFRLGFLDQREVEMEVTEQGGQGVDIFAIPGMEQMGGQVKDMFSKAFPPRRSRRKMKIRDAFNVLVQEESGKLVDQEALTERAKERVEQSGIIFIDEIDKIASSSQNRTSDISREGVQRDLLPIVEGSSVNTKYGMVRTDHILFIAAGAFHFSKPSDMIPELQGRFPLRVELQALGKEEFLRILTEPDNALTKQYEALLGTEQIRLSFTRDGLEEVAAFAEDTNSRTENIGARRLYTIMEKILADISFDAPDMPGAQIVVNRDYVCEHLQDVRKDQDLSQYIL